From a region of the Haematobia irritans isolate KBUSLIRL chromosome 4, ASM5000362v1, whole genome shotgun sequence genome:
- the LOC142235701 gene encoding uncharacterized protein LOC142235701, with translation MYRDDYKNGMRELLDDKQTYKSCRTDPTQKLLRKNNKLIMEFYKQSYISKYEKFQLTSNSATAPRLYGLPKIHKPNMPLRPIASSFEVPCYNLSKYIGTILKNIILEKYNIKNSLELKVKLDNIYLDEDDILISLDVVSLFTNIPIHLAIKYIMTKWESLQNHTKIPKSQFLKALQFCLNDNNYFIFEDNIYNQTYGMPMGNPLSPTIADIILDTLLESCLTELDQQNIHIKMITKYVDDLFAIIKKKDETKTFTRYHKQQRNKLSTQAKQNNSPLFTQTKTKIEITEQSNVVYEITCTGNSTEKCGKCYIGTTKRSLATRIAEHEGDIKKEKMTTALAQHCIENNHNADLRNVKILDKERRENKRYTLESLRIQQKTTSAINRKEDKDNANANYSIVLL, from the exons ATGTATAGAGATGACTACAAAAATGGAATGCGAGAACTTCTAGATGATAAACAGACCTATAAATCTTGTAGAACGGACCCAACACAAAAGCTATTAaggaaaaataacaaattaataatGGAATTCTACAAACAAAGCTACATCTCAAAATACGAAAAATTCCAGCTTACTTCAAATTCAGCTACGGCTCCTCGTCTGTATGGACTTCCAAAAATTCATAAACCAAATATGCCACTTCGCCCTATCGCGTCATCTTTCGAAGTTCCATGTTACAACTTGTCAAAATACATTGGAACGATTTTGAAGAATATTATATTGgaaaaatataacataaaaaactCACTAGAACTTAAAGTAAAATTAGACAACATCTATCTGGACGAAGACGACATACTTATATCTCTCGACGTGGTatcattgttcaccaatataccgatTCATTTAGCAATTAAATACATAATGACAAAATGGGAATCTCTCcagaatcacacaaaaataccaaaatcgcAATTTCTAAAAGCTCTCCAATTTTGTCTCAATGACAacaattatttcatatttgagGACAACATCTACAATCAAACTTATGGAATGCCAATGGGAAACCCGTTATCTCCAACTATAGCCGATATTATTCTGGACACTTTATTGGAATCGTGTTTGACAGAATTGGATCAACaaaatatacacataaaaatgATCACAAAATATGTAGATGATCTATTTGCCATAATAAAGAAGAAGGATGA AACAAAAACATTTACAAGATATCataaacaacaacgaaataagCTTAGCACACAAGCCAAACAAAACAATAGCCCTCTATTcacacaaacaaaaaccaaaatagaaataacTGAGCAAAGCAATGTGGTGTATGAAATAACATGTACTGGAAACTCTACAGAGAAATGCGGTAAATGCTATATCGGCACAACAAAGCGCAGCTTAGCTACACGAATTGCAGAGCACGAAGgagatataaaaaaagaaaagatgaCAACAGCATTGGCTCAACACTGCATAGAGAACAACCATAATGCAGATCTACGAAACGTAAAAATATTGGACAAAGAGAGAAGAGAAAATAAGAGATATACATTAGAGAGTTTAcgtatacaacaaaaaacaacaagtgcAATAAACAGAAAAGAAGACAAAGACAATGCTAACGCCAACTACAGCATTGTATTGTTATAG